In a genomic window of Blastopirellula marina:
- a CDS encoding NAD-dependent epimerase/dehydratase family protein translates to MNTSPSQDINSRSSTDRPVVLVTGSGGLIGSRTIPKLREEFTVVGMDLHPPGPQDTQTDHWIQVDLTDEQSVVDAVAELRQEFGDHLASVLHLAAYYDFSGEQSPLYEELTVQGTRRLIEHLQPLQVDQFIFSSSLLVMESIEVGKRLTSKSPTNAEWAYPQSKLETETLLREMHDDIPVLILRIAGVYDEQCHSLPVSHQIQRIYEKQLESYFFPGNEECGQSFVHLEDLADCILAAIHRRRELPSFETLLIGEEDVLSYEQLQDEIGQNLHGRDWPTIRIPACVAKAGAWAKDKMASSEEDRPFIKPWMVDLADQNYPVDLSEARAALGWSPKHTLRQTLRTILDNLKNNPQHFYETNKLGALEEDKSGASS, encoded by the coding sequence ATGAACACGTCGCCGTCACAAGACATCAACTCGCGAAGCTCGACGGACCGCCCTGTTGTGCTCGTCACAGGTAGTGGTGGCCTCATCGGGTCGCGAACAATTCCCAAACTTCGCGAGGAATTTACCGTTGTCGGAATGGACTTACACCCGCCAGGCCCCCAGGACACTCAAACCGATCACTGGATTCAAGTTGATTTAACCGACGAACAAAGTGTGGTTGATGCAGTTGCGGAGCTGCGACAGGAATTTGGTGATCATCTCGCCAGCGTCTTGCATTTAGCTGCTTACTACGACTTCTCTGGCGAGCAGAGTCCGCTTTACGAGGAACTGACGGTTCAGGGAACGCGTCGTTTGATCGAGCACCTTCAGCCGCTGCAAGTCGATCAGTTTATCTTCTCCAGCAGCCTATTAGTGATGGAATCTATCGAGGTAGGAAAGCGACTAACATCAAAGTCTCCCACCAATGCGGAATGGGCTTACCCGCAATCGAAGCTCGAGACGGAAACCTTACTGCGTGAGATGCATGACGACATCCCTGTGCTGATCTTACGCATCGCCGGTGTTTACGACGAGCAGTGCCATTCGTTGCCTGTCTCGCACCAGATTCAACGAATCTACGAGAAACAATTGGAAAGCTACTTTTTCCCCGGCAACGAAGAGTGTGGCCAATCGTTTGTTCATCTTGAAGATTTGGCCGATTGCATTCTGGCTGCAATCCATCGTCGTCGCGAGCTGCCATCGTTCGAAACGCTACTTATCGGAGAAGAGGATGTACTAAGCTACGAACAGCTTCAAGATGAAATCGGTCAAAACCTTCACGGTCGAGACTGGCCGACGATCCGTATCCCGGCGTGCGTCGCGAAAGCGGGGGCTTGGGCAAAGGACAAAATGGCATCCTCTGAAGAGGATCGGCCGTTCATTAAGCCTTGGATGGTCGACTTAGCGGATCAAAACTATCCGGTCGATTTAAGCGAGGCGAGAGCAGCACTGGGTTGGTCGCCGAAGCATACGTTGCGCCAGACATTGCGAACCATCCTCGACAATCTGAAAAACAATCCTCAGCATTTCTACGAAACGAATAAGCTCGGAGCGTTGGAGGAAGATAAGTCGGGAGCCTCCTCATAA
- a CDS encoding vitamin K epoxide reductase family protein → MHQSSDKSIIQKAEQSRAVAPWNYNPSAWSQRVPVCILAFFATLVASHLAAFQWGLIDYVWDPVFGGQSAKVIGSDIAKKMDAWIGVPDAALGAIAYLGDAIFGLAGSTRRWQDRPWIVILFGIDVIPLGIVSVILVLIQTFVLGEWCFLCLITATISIALIYLAYDEVYSSLLYLWKVWRASGSKREVWITLCGFPTESAIRVGREMLEPKSPTSSEGT, encoded by the coding sequence ATGCACCAGTCTTCCGACAAATCGATAATCCAGAAAGCAGAACAAAGCCGGGCTGTTGCGCCTTGGAACTACAATCCATCTGCTTGGTCGCAGCGGGTACCGGTGTGCATCCTGGCGTTTTTCGCGACGCTGGTCGCATCGCACCTAGCAGCATTCCAATGGGGGCTAATCGACTACGTCTGGGATCCGGTGTTCGGCGGTCAAAGCGCTAAAGTAATCGGATCGGACATTGCCAAGAAGATGGATGCCTGGATTGGCGTTCCCGATGCAGCGTTAGGTGCGATCGCCTACTTAGGCGATGCGATCTTTGGACTGGCAGGCTCAACTCGACGTTGGCAAGATCGACCATGGATTGTGATTCTCTTTGGAATCGATGTCATTCCACTTGGTATTGTCAGTGTCATTCTCGTGCTGATTCAGACGTTTGTCTTGGGAGAATGGTGTTTTCTCTGTTTGATCACCGCGACTATTTCCATCGCCTTGATTTACTTGGCTTACGACGAAGTTTACTCGTCGCTTCTATACCTCTGGAAGGTGTGGAGAGCGTCAGGTAGCAAACGCGAAGTCTGGATCACGCTATGTGGATTCCCCACTGAATCGGCAATTCGCGTTGGTCGAGAGATGTTAGAACCGAAATCCCCCACCTCCAGTGAAGGAACTTAA
- a CDS encoding general stress protein → MSRQCVVAVYESLEAAQKAVHALDESKFPSEKVSLVANSIHQDLQSTTPIQYGDEATHDAAFGAGVGGLLAFFMAAPLLTIPGIGLMLIAGPISAGLAGAIVGGFLGALNGWGVHEDHITDYEEEVRKGACLVVANGDPYEIDYAKQILGKTEAKKVSMYAHESADEINP, encoded by the coding sequence ATGTCTCGTCAGTGTGTAGTGGCCGTTTACGAATCACTTGAAGCAGCTCAGAAAGCGGTGCACGCCCTCGACGAGAGCAAATTCCCGTCGGAGAAGGTTTCGCTGGTGGCAAATAGTATCCATCAAGATCTTCAGTCGACCACACCCATCCAATATGGGGACGAAGCAACCCATGATGCCGCGTTCGGAGCTGGCGTGGGTGGATTGCTGGCATTCTTCATGGCAGCACCTTTACTCACAATCCCCGGCATCGGGCTCATGCTAATCGCTGGGCCAATTTCAGCAGGGCTTGCCGGAGCTATCGTCGGAGGCTTTCTCGGAGCCCTTAATGGGTGGGGTGTCCACGAAGATCACATTACGGATTACGAAGAGGAAGTTCGTAAAGGTGCGTGTCTGGTCGTCGCTAATGGTGATCCGTACGAGATTGACTACGCGAAACAGATTCTCGGCAAGACCGAAGCGAAGAAGGTATCGATGTACGCTCATGAGAGCGCTGACGAGATTAACCCATAG
- the odhB gene encoding 2-oxoglutarate dehydrogenase complex dihydrolipoyllysine-residue succinyltransferase yields the protein MTIELKVPESGESIQEVQILKWLKSEGDNVQEDEDVVELETDKASMDLAAPANCTLQKILKQEGEIVGVGEVIALFEEGGGKPKAASKSTKAAKKAEEPKPAAATSEAKSDGSASSASGNDVQATPSGRRELLKHGLNASDVSPTGKTVRREDVEKYVESISNRKTGAGASSKNESELEEVIPMSLIRRRIAQRLVQAQQKAALLTTFNQVDMSYVMDLRKRHGESFQKRYGVKLGFMSFFTKALIDALKAHPELNAEIRDETNIVYRNYFHIGIAVGSGKGLVVPVLKFAERMSFAEIEQAIQEFAGRAKSNQLKPEELSGGTFTISNGGVYGSMLSTPIVNPPQSGVLGMHAIEERPIALNGQVVIRPMMYLALTYDHRIVDGREAVTFLRRVKEAIEEPSRMLIEA from the coding sequence ATGACCATCGAATTGAAAGTCCCCGAGTCTGGCGAGTCGATCCAGGAAGTTCAGATCCTGAAATGGCTCAAAAGCGAAGGAGACAACGTCCAAGAAGACGAGGACGTGGTTGAACTAGAGACCGACAAGGCCTCAATGGACCTGGCCGCACCAGCGAATTGCACCTTGCAGAAGATCCTGAAGCAAGAAGGCGAAATCGTCGGCGTGGGTGAAGTGATCGCCTTGTTTGAAGAAGGTGGTGGCAAGCCTAAAGCCGCATCGAAGAGCACCAAGGCCGCGAAGAAGGCCGAAGAGCCGAAACCAGCCGCAGCCACGTCGGAAGCCAAAAGCGATGGCAGCGCTTCCTCCGCAAGCGGCAACGACGTCCAAGCGACCCCATCGGGTCGACGCGAATTGTTGAAGCATGGTTTGAATGCTTCTGACGTTTCGCCCACCGGCAAAACGGTTCGCCGTGAAGACGTGGAAAAGTACGTCGAATCGATCTCGAATCGAAAGACGGGTGCCGGAGCATCCAGCAAGAACGAATCGGAATTGGAAGAAGTCATTCCAATGAGCCTGATTCGTCGTCGTATCGCTCAGCGTTTAGTTCAAGCGCAGCAGAAAGCGGCACTGCTGACGACGTTCAACCAGGTCGACATGTCCTATGTCATGGACCTGCGTAAGCGTCACGGTGAATCGTTCCAGAAGCGTTACGGTGTAAAGCTCGGTTTCATGTCCTTCTTCACGAAGGCGTTGATCGACGCGTTGAAGGCTCACCCGGAATTGAACGCCGAAATTCGCGACGAGACGAACATCGTTTACCGCAACTATTTCCATATCGGCATTGCCGTCGGGTCCGGTAAGGGCTTGGTCGTTCCAGTTCTGAAGTTTGCCGAGCGAATGAGCTTTGCGGAAATCGAACAGGCCATCCAAGAGTTTGCTGGACGTGCTAAGAGCAACCAGCTGAAGCCGGAAGAGCTATCCGGCGGTACATTCACCATCAGCAACGGTGGTGTTTACGGTTCGATGCTCTCGACGCCAATCGTCAACCCGCCACAAAGCGGCGTGTTGGGTATGCACGCGATTGAAGAACGACCGATCGCTCTGAATGGTCAGGTTGTGATTCGCCCGATGATGTACCTCGCACTGACGTACGATCATCGGATTGTCGATGGTCGCGAAGCAGTCACGTTCCTGCGACGCGTGAAGGAAGCCATCGAAGAACCTTCGCGAATGTTGATCGAAGCCTAA
- a CDS encoding 2-oxoglutarate dehydrogenase E1 component → MISESTPRSAPTAEAEEIDLACYNASYVERLLQKYLDDRDAVPENWRAFFDREAEENGVSAADLGSRRPSFQPRSIFGETGTAAGPAAIAGGATGNVRLQKVQYGSDQLVNGYRSRGHFNAKLDPLNIKNKKATNLSLESFGLSRSDLDQRVYYSSGDKIEQIALEDLVKRLDDLYCKHIGYQFTHIEETDVQQWIIDRIEHQSHIKELPNAVQKQILQRLTEATVFEEFVRKKYVGAKTFSLFGSEMLIAMLDLLIDRAASNHVREVVLGMPHRGRLNVLTNIIGQPARELFAQFNDVDFHQFIGGGDVKYHLGNSVDKMTKSGNEVHLSLCFNPSHLEFINPVALGRLRAKQDRTGDMQRRRGMAVLIHGDAAFIGEGVVQETLNLSQLDGYKVGGTVHIIVNNQIGFTTSYDDSRSTRYCTDIARMLQIPIFHVNGDDPEAVADVVSMAMDFREKFQRDVIIDLVCYRRLGHNEADEPSFTQPMMYKAIDKQTPIRDSYLNRLVEQGRITSEEANAMSDEYQEFLKKEYDIAQEMKERSLRRPEGVWEEFAGGLEPTNEDPEHDPADECPETRIPTDRSAEILRQLATVPDDFHRNRKLTRIADQRREMADGQRSLDWAAAEALAFATLSMEGHRIRLSGQDSQRGTFNQRHSVLHDINDGHEHNIFTNLSQKQAPVEIVNSPLSEAGVLGFDYGYSLDYPNALVAWEAQFGDFSNAAQVIIDQFMASAEDKWRRLSGLVLMLPHGYEGQGPEHSSARLERFLWLAAEDNIQVAIPTTPAQYFHILRRQMKRTWKKPLILFTPKSLLRHPAAVSSLEELANNKFERIIKDNRENPEHTSRVIMCSGKVYYDLAHYRDEHQRHDVAIIRVEQPYPLKNHTVQAVLDQYQDGVPLYWVQEEPDNMGVWPYWKLRYGHRMFERFPLSVIARETSSSPATGSKAAHEFEQQQLLERAFNT, encoded by the coding sequence ATGATCTCAGAAAGTACACCAAGGTCCGCGCCAACCGCCGAGGCGGAAGAAATCGACCTGGCATGTTACAATGCCTCGTACGTTGAGCGGTTGCTGCAGAAGTATCTGGATGACCGGGACGCGGTGCCCGAAAACTGGCGAGCGTTTTTCGACCGTGAAGCAGAAGAGAACGGAGTTTCGGCTGCAGATCTCGGTTCGCGTCGCCCCTCTTTCCAGCCTCGCAGTATTTTCGGCGAGACTGGCACTGCCGCCGGGCCAGCCGCGATCGCCGGCGGAGCGACCGGAAACGTTAGGCTGCAGAAGGTGCAGTACGGTTCCGACCAGTTGGTCAACGGCTATCGCTCACGCGGTCACTTTAACGCGAAGCTTGACCCACTAAACATCAAGAATAAAAAGGCGACCAATCTGTCGCTGGAGTCGTTCGGCCTATCTCGCTCTGACCTGGATCAACGGGTCTACTACAGCAGCGGCGACAAGATCGAGCAGATCGCCCTGGAAGATCTGGTCAAACGACTCGATGATCTGTACTGCAAACATATCGGTTATCAGTTCACGCACATCGAAGAAACCGATGTTCAGCAGTGGATTATCGATCGAATCGAACACCAGTCGCATATTAAAGAACTTCCTAACGCAGTTCAGAAGCAGATTCTACAGCGACTGACCGAGGCAACCGTCTTCGAGGAATTCGTCCGCAAAAAGTACGTCGGAGCGAAGACGTTCTCCTTATTCGGCTCAGAAATGCTGATCGCCATGCTCGATCTGCTGATCGATCGAGCAGCCAGCAACCACGTGCGGGAAGTCGTGCTAGGCATGCCTCACCGTGGTCGTTTGAACGTGCTGACCAATATCATCGGCCAGCCCGCCCGCGAATTGTTCGCTCAGTTCAACGACGTTGACTTCCACCAGTTTATTGGTGGAGGTGACGTTAAGTATCACTTGGGTAACAGCGTCGACAAGATGACCAAGTCGGGCAACGAGGTTCACCTCTCGCTCTGCTTTAACCCGAGCCACTTAGAGTTCATCAACCCGGTTGCACTCGGGCGATTGCGAGCAAAGCAAGATCGCACGGGTGACATGCAACGTCGTCGTGGCATGGCCGTGCTAATCCATGGCGACGCCGCATTTATTGGCGAAGGAGTTGTCCAGGAAACGCTGAATCTCAGCCAGCTGGATGGATACAAGGTTGGTGGTACGGTTCACATCATCGTGAACAACCAGATCGGCTTCACGACCTCTTACGACGATTCGCGAAGTACTCGCTACTGCACCGACATCGCACGAATGCTGCAGATTCCGATCTTCCACGTCAACGGTGACGATCCGGAAGCTGTGGCGGATGTCGTTTCGATGGCAATGGACTTCCGTGAGAAGTTCCAACGAGATGTGATCATCGATTTGGTCTGTTACCGACGTCTGGGGCACAACGAAGCAGACGAACCTAGCTTCACTCAGCCCATGATGTACAAAGCGATCGACAAACAGACGCCGATTCGCGACAGCTATTTGAACCGACTTGTCGAACAAGGCCGGATCACCAGTGAAGAAGCGAACGCGATGTCGGACGAGTATCAGGAATTCCTGAAAAAGGAATATGATATCGCCCAAGAGATGAAGGAACGTTCGCTGCGTCGACCCGAAGGTGTTTGGGAAGAATTTGCGGGTGGTCTGGAACCGACTAACGAAGATCCAGAGCACGATCCGGCCGACGAATGTCCTGAAACTCGTATCCCGACCGATCGATCTGCCGAGATATTGCGTCAACTGGCGACCGTACCGGATGACTTCCATCGCAATCGGAAGTTGACCCGTATTGCGGACCAGCGTCGCGAGATGGCCGATGGTCAGCGTTCGCTCGATTGGGCGGCTGCCGAAGCCTTGGCCTTCGCTACCCTATCGATGGAAGGGCACCGTATTCGTCTCTCGGGCCAGGATAGCCAGCGTGGTACGTTCAACCAGCGTCACTCGGTGCTGCACGACATCAACGACGGTCACGAGCACAACATCTTTACCAACCTGTCGCAGAAACAAGCCCCAGTCGAGATCGTCAACAGCCCGCTAAGTGAAGCTGGCGTGCTGGGTTTTGATTACGGTTATAGCCTCGACTATCCCAATGCGTTAGTCGCATGGGAAGCACAGTTTGGTGACTTTAGTAATGCCGCCCAGGTGATCATCGACCAGTTCATGGCCAGCGCCGAAGACAAGTGGCGCCGCTTGAGCGGGTTAGTGTTGATGCTGCCACACGGTTATGAAGGGCAGGGGCCAGAGCACTCGAGTGCACGCTTGGAACGGTTCCTTTGGTTGGCTGCGGAAGACAACATTCAAGTTGCTATTCCGACCACACCAGCCCAGTACTTCCATATTCTGCGTCGTCAAATGAAGCGCACGTGGAAGAAGCCGCTGATTCTGTTCACTCCAAAGAGCCTGCTCCGCCACCCGGCAGCAGTCTCCAGTTTGGAAGAACTTGCGAACAACAAGTTTGAACGCATTATCAAAGATAATCGCGAGAACCCCGAACATACCTCGCGGGTGATCATGTGCAGCGGCAAGGTTTACTATGACTTAGCCCACTACCGTGATGAGCATCAGCGACACGATGTAGCGATTATTCGGGTTGAGCAGCCTTACCCATTGAAGAACCACACGGTGCAAGCTGTTCTGGATCAGTATCAGGACGGGGTCCCCTTGTACTGGGTCCAAGAAGAACCCGACAATATGGGTGTTTGGCCCTACTGGAAATTACGATACGGGCATCGAATGTTCGAGCGATTCCCGCTTTCTGTTATCGCTCGGGAGACATCTTCCAGCCCGGCAACCGGATCCAAAGCGGCTCATGAGTTCGAGCAGCAACAACTTCTCGAACGAGCCTTCAACACCTAG
- a CDS encoding LacI family DNA-binding transcriptional regulator: MAKKSGRTAVRMKDVADVAGVSRMAASAVLMGTGNGRIRVSEETAEAIRKAAADLGYRPNIAAQQLAGKRSNVVALVVRDTRNFLTQKVSAELQREAEELGLRLLSVGSYPKLDGFNRALQDLDAGWVDGVIYLAYENEEQWSEVGRQFQSRQRVLTVLDDPCIEGIGHVSSDVRTGAAETIEHLISTGRKRICLITEQRDTIAINQRIEVYREELAKHGIDFGDDKIVVDTKGWLVNDPTTFPKFDKICRHFLDDHQADAIICDSDFNSVAICRSLRRLNVTIPDDVAVIGWGDLQFSSLLDPPLTTVEHDLPGILKAAISAIQSDTPEETTEILVPTRLRIRNTS; the protein is encoded by the coding sequence ATGGCAAAAAAATCGGGGCGAACGGCGGTTCGCATGAAAGACGTCGCCGATGTGGCGGGCGTTTCGCGGATGGCGGCGTCTGCCGTGCTGATGGGTACGGGTAACGGACGTATTCGAGTTTCCGAGGAAACGGCTGAGGCCATACGTAAGGCCGCCGCCGATCTCGGCTATCGCCCGAACATCGCAGCTCAACAGTTAGCCGGTAAGCGCAGCAATGTGGTCGCTCTGGTTGTCCGCGATACGCGGAACTTCCTCACGCAAAAGGTTTCCGCCGAACTGCAACGAGAAGCGGAAGAGCTCGGACTTCGTCTTTTGTCGGTCGGATCGTATCCGAAGCTCGACGGTTTCAACCGTGCTCTACAAGATCTCGATGCGGGCTGGGTCGACGGAGTGATCTATCTGGCCTACGAAAACGAGGAGCAATGGAGCGAGGTTGGGCGACAGTTTCAATCGCGACAGCGTGTTTTAACGGTGCTCGACGATCCCTGTATCGAGGGGATCGGGCACGTCAGCAGCGATGTCCGAACCGGCGCTGCTGAAACGATTGAGCACTTAATCTCGACTGGGCGAAAGCGAATCTGCCTGATTACGGAACAACGCGATACCATCGCTATCAATCAGCGAATCGAAGTCTATCGCGAAGAGTTGGCCAAGCATGGCATTGACTTTGGCGACGACAAAATCGTGGTCGACACCAAGGGCTGGCTCGTGAACGACCCGACGACTTTCCCTAAGTTTGACAAGATTTGTCGACACTTCCTCGACGACCACCAGGCCGACGCGATCATCTGTGACAGCGATTTCAATTCGGTCGCCATCTGCCGTTCCCTACGCCGTCTGAACGTAACGATCCCAGATGATGTCGCCGTGATCGGGTGGGGAGACTTACAATTTTCGTCTCTGCTCGACCCGCCGCTGACCACCGTCGAACACGACTTGCCCGGCATTCTGAAGGCAGCCATCAGCGCCATTCAATCGGATACGCCTGAGGAAACGACGGAAATTCTGGTTCCGACGCGGTTACGGATTCGCAATACTTCCTAA
- a CDS encoding GNAT family N-acetyltransferase, giving the protein MIQIRLAHNSDATTLQQLFQQFVYESDWLSEPAKKDPNFAASTQGEKVFVAQSSSGEIIGLMSVWEANRFVHNLYVASSHQGKGVGTQLLDSLEGWLPRPWQLKCVTANTRAIGFYRTKGWKLIETSTGEDGPYFLLEKG; this is encoded by the coding sequence ATGATACAAATCCGTCTCGCTCACAATTCGGATGCGACGACTCTCCAGCAGTTGTTTCAACAGTTCGTCTATGAATCGGATTGGTTGTCGGAACCGGCGAAGAAAGACCCCAACTTTGCCGCCAGCACGCAAGGCGAGAAGGTTTTCGTGGCCCAGTCGTCAAGCGGAGAGATCATCGGACTGATGAGCGTGTGGGAGGCGAATAGGTTTGTGCACAACCTCTATGTTGCCTCGTCCCACCAAGGAAAGGGGGTAGGGACGCAATTACTTGACTCACTGGAAGGTTGGCTGCCGCGGCCATGGCAATTGAAGTGTGTCACGGCCAATACGCGAGCGATCGGTTTCTACCGAACAAAAGGCTGGAAACTCATTGAAACCAGCACTGGAGAGGACGGCCCATATTTTCTGCTTGAGAAGGGATAG
- a CDS encoding class I SAM-dependent methyltransferase — MRIATWAILTASLLSAPLFAQDSPSTQSQQSVKPGINDNFLDPDLKVEEWVKRFEVESREIFHARDEIVQQLKLKSGDRIADIGTGTGLFVEPFAKAVGKNGWVYAVDIAPKFVERVGKLAEEYQLDNVTPVVCGEDDVRLAPRSIDVAFICDVYHHFEYPQSSLESIHKALVPGGQLVVIDFNRIPGESRDWTLSHVRAGKEGFRKEIEAAGFEFVEEVKIEAFKENYFLRFTRK; from the coding sequence ATGCGAATTGCCACTTGGGCGATTTTAACGGCCTCCCTCCTTTCTGCACCACTTTTTGCACAAGATTCCCCGTCCACTCAATCACAGCAAAGCGTCAAGCCCGGTATCAACGACAACTTTCTTGATCCCGATCTAAAAGTGGAAGAATGGGTCAAGCGATTCGAGGTTGAAAGCCGCGAGATCTTCCATGCGCGAGATGAAATCGTTCAACAGCTAAAACTGAAATCAGGCGACCGGATCGCCGACATTGGAACCGGAACCGGACTATTCGTCGAACCGTTCGCGAAGGCAGTCGGAAAGAACGGGTGGGTCTATGCCGTCGACATTGCGCCTAAGTTCGTCGAACGTGTAGGCAAGCTGGCCGAGGAATATCAGCTAGACAACGTCACGCCCGTCGTCTGTGGCGAGGATGACGTCAGATTGGCACCTCGATCGATCGATGTCGCATTCATCTGCGACGTCTATCACCACTTCGAGTATCCCCAATCGTCGCTCGAGTCGATTCATAAGGCTTTGGTTCCGGGTGGCCAGCTCGTGGTAATCGATTTCAATCGCATCCCAGGCGAGTCACGTGATTGGACGCTAAGTCACGTCCGAGCCGGGAAAGAAGGATTTCGAAAGGAGATCGAAGCGGCCGGCTTCGAGTTCGTTGAAGAAGTGAAGATCGAAGCGTTTAAGGAAAACTATTTCCTGCGATTTACGCGGAAGTAA
- a CDS encoding sterol desaturase family protein: MIFGAVYATNLIRYVVFAGGAFFAFYVVLRRTGWFAQIQNSLASWSDIRREVLYSLSSLAIFAMIGVVVYLGKLAGVLHFYYDGIPTSQPYFWFTVLAMILIHDAWFYWTHRLLHTKYLYAKVHRIHHQSHNPTPWAAFAFHPVEAFVQAIILPIVALFMPLHPFTVVIWMLYMTGMNVFGHLGFELFPKNFLRYWPLYWHNTGVHHNMHHRCVNYNFGLYFNYWDLLFKTNHPDYQAEFERVTSREDKTMPEAAKEPA, encoded by the coding sequence ATGATTTTCGGAGCGGTCTATGCGACGAATTTGATTCGTTACGTCGTCTTCGCCGGCGGAGCCTTTTTCGCGTTCTATGTCGTTCTACGAAGAACAGGATGGTTCGCACAAATTCAGAACTCACTTGCCAGCTGGTCCGATATTCGACGCGAGGTGCTGTATAGTCTTTCGTCGTTGGCGATCTTCGCGATGATTGGCGTGGTGGTTTACCTCGGGAAGTTGGCCGGCGTCTTACATTTCTATTACGACGGTATTCCCACATCACAGCCATATTTCTGGTTTACGGTTTTGGCGATGATCTTGATTCACGATGCTTGGTTTTATTGGACGCATCGGCTGCTGCATACAAAGTATCTGTATGCCAAAGTGCATCGAATCCATCATCAAAGCCACAATCCGACTCCATGGGCCGCGTTTGCCTTTCACCCAGTTGAGGCGTTCGTTCAGGCGATTATCTTACCAATCGTCGCCCTCTTCATGCCGTTGCATCCCTTTACCGTCGTCATTTGGATGCTTTACATGACCGGTATGAATGTCTTCGGCCATCTGGGATTCGAGTTGTTCCCCAAGAACTTCCTGCGATACTGGCCGCTTTATTGGCACAATACCGGCGTGCATCACAACATGCATCATCGCTGCGTGAACTACAACTTTGGGTTGTACTTCAACTACTGGGATCTGCTGTTCAAGACGAACCACCCTGACTATCAAGCAGAGTTTGAGCGGGTAACGTCGCGCGAGGACAAGACGATGCCAGAAGCGGCAAAAGAACCTGCATGA